One part of the Lycium ferocissimum isolate CSIRO_LF1 chromosome 8, AGI_CSIRO_Lferr_CH_V1, whole genome shotgun sequence genome encodes these proteins:
- the LOC132066080 gene encoding uncharacterized protein LOC132066080, translating into MESTGKEHSMPYQVMSRAVKTLVEQYDLDIEALTSSRLAKTLGAKLREVEVVASHVAGHPQSATEATQDKGDAVHSGIVFESFDIPDSLELGQHRPATVATLDIRYIMQLDAFFELFAYAEFGPPLSALQHIGDANPDGLNQTTTEFGLPLSAIQDIGDANPDGLNQTTNIATNIADDKRDSLTLEDDVAGFIPRLELGIGTQNLQRDSANHQVDDVEIDAMDSQRNVVHADLEKQVKTKRIKRDYGITLQVLKQQCGKTLTEAANSLGVARSTLKRICRDYKIYRWPRVKSRKHNCSVSQVELLQAVDRQPSDSGANHQPCVDLSPKRGRPKSVTNSKELAVTMLSENIISVKVTYGNRTVRFPLSSSSGKKDLEEEVEKRMKIVGNYSIRYEDEEKELILITCDADLHYAIHTLTSLGRTIIRMLVEIEPGTTIT; encoded by the exons ATGGAATCCACAGGGAAGGAGCATTCAATGCCCTATCAAGTAATGTCAAG GGCTGTGAAGACTCTTGTCGAGCAATATGATCTGGATATTGAAGCTTTAACATCATCGCGTCTCGCTAAGACTCTGGGAGCAAAATTGCgagaagttgaagttgtggcaTCACATGTAGCTG GCCATCCTCAATCAGCTACAGAGGCTACACAGGATAAAGGAGATGCAGTGCATTCTGGTATCGTATTTGAGTCATTTGACATTCCTGATTCTCTTGAACTAGGCCAACATCGACCAGCCACAGTAGCTACACTGGATATTCGATATATAATGCAACTTGATGCATTTTTTGAGTTGTTCGCCTATGCTGAATTTGGCCCACCTCTATCAGCTTTACAGCATATAGGAGATGCAAATCCTGATGGCTTGAATCAAACAACTACTGAATTTGGCCTACCTCTATCAGCTATACAGGATATAGGAGATGCAAATCCTGATGGCTTGAATCAAACAACTAATATTGCAACTAATATTGCTGATGACAAAAGAGATTCTCTTACTTTAGAAGATGATGTTGCTGGATTTATACCCAGATTGGAATTGGGGATAGGGACACAAAATTTGCAGCGAGATTCAGCAAATCATCAAGTGGATGATGTAGAAATTGATGCAATGGACAGCCAAAGGAATGTAGTACATGCTGATTTGGAGAAACAAGTCAAGACAAAGAGGATAAAAAGAGATTATGGAATAACTCTACAGGTTCTAAAGCAACAATGTGGGAAGACACTTACTGAGGCTGCTAACAGCTTGGGGG TTGCACGAAGTACATTGAAGCGCATATGTAGAGACTACAAAATTTACCGGTGGCCACGTGTTAAATCAAGAAAGCATAATTGCTCCGTCTCTCAAGTCGAGTTATTACAAGCTGTTGATAGACAACCTTCAGATTCTGGTGCAAATCACCAACCATGTGTTGATTTATCTCCCAAGAGAGGCCGCCCAAAATCTGTTACAAATTCAAAGGAGTTGGCTGTTACCATGCTAAGTGAGAATATCATAAGCGTAAAGGTAACTTATGGAAATAGAACTGTGAGGTTCCCACTCTCATCTTCGTCAGGGAAAAAGGATTTGGAAGAAGAGGTGGAAAAGAGAATGAAAATAGTTGGAAATTATTCGATCAGGTatgaagatgaagagaaagagttgATATTGATAACTTGTGATGCAGACTTGCACTAtgcaatccacacattaacatcATTGGGTAGGACCATCATAAGGATGTTGGTGGAGATTGAACCTGGGACTACAATCACATAA